Proteins encoded by one window of Candidatus Poribacteria bacterium:
- a CDS encoding PspA/IM30 family protein, which translates to MKSIKIAGKKFKLASRMARLYALFIDFTCLSVAQIILVCLMRLIAELISPTMWSQPQGPLQGFVAGTFVFFNIALWTFGLLFIDGFRKGQGIGKKLLSLQVLRLKDGKPCSFKDAFIRRLAGIFQPLDFFWTLGEKRQRMGDKFAETVVVRYEPEQTEVETEDPEKVLESAIVEMKDRLSEARGKVDASIGIEKQFQDAYEGAIAQAERWQERALIALKAEREDLAREDLEKRNEYRRLADKHKKQWEEQKQIVRELSNLLEHFQQKMMEAEGEKTSVIAKHRNVNAEAHLREMLKEIQDSKALETLIKMNQNATEAATLAKAAAEVDAAYQDTKLEREFAGYAEEASLDKDLAELKTKLEK; encoded by the coding sequence GTGAAGTCCATTAAAATTGCAGGTAAAAAATTCAAATTGGCATCCCGAATGGCGCGTTTGTATGCCCTCTTCATAGATTTCACTTGCTTATCTGTTGCCCAAATCATTTTGGTTTGCCTTATGCGCTTGATAGCAGAACTTATTTCCCCCACAATGTGGAGTCAACCGCAAGGTCCTTTGCAGGGGTTCGTCGCTGGGACTTTTGTTTTCTTTAATATAGCTTTATGGACGTTTGGTCTACTTTTCATAGACGGGTTTAGAAAGGGACAAGGCATAGGCAAAAAACTGCTGTCACTACAAGTGCTCCGATTGAAAGACGGAAAACCGTGCTCTTTCAAGGATGCCTTTATTCGCCGACTTGCAGGTATCTTTCAACCATTGGATTTTTTCTGGACACTCGGAGAAAAACGGCAGCGAATGGGGGATAAGTTCGCGGAGACGGTTGTGGTAAGATATGAGCCGGAACAGACTGAAGTCGAAACCGAAGATCCAGAAAAAGTCTTAGAAAGTGCTATCGTTGAAATGAAAGATCGGCTTTCAGAAGCGCGGGGGAAGGTTGATGCCTCTATTGGCATTGAAAAACAGTTTCAAGATGCTTATGAAGGTGCTATTGCTCAAGCAGAACGGTGGCAAGAGCGCGCACTCATTGCGCTTAAAGCAGAACGTGAGGATTTGGCACGCGAAGATTTGGAAAAACGAAACGAATACCGACGGTTAGCTGACAAACATAAAAAGCAGTGGGAAGAACAGAAACAGATTGTCCGAGAACTTAGCAACCTTCTTGAGCATTTTCAGCAGAAAATGATGGAGGCAGAAGGTGAGAAAACCTCTGTCATAGCGAAACACAGGAACGTTAATGCCGAAGCACACCTACGCGAGATGCTCAAAGAGATACAGGACAGTAAAGCACTTGAAACACTCATAAAGATGAACCAGAATGCGACTGAGGCGGCCACTTTAGCAAAAGCCGCGGCTGAAGTGGATGCGGCATATCAGGATACGAAATTAGAACGTGAGTTCGCGGGTTACGCTGAAGAAGCATCGCTTGACAAAGACCTCGCCGAATTAAAAACAAAATTAGAGAAATAA